One Acidobacteriota bacterium genomic window carries:
- a CDS encoding MFS transporter — protein MNDQLPQSSRVKLAIRALRHRNYQLYYFGMLVSFVGTWMQSVAQSWLVYRLTDSELLLGLVGFAGQIPIFLFTPIGGVIADRYSRQRIISITQTLAMLQAFALAILTLTHHINVELVIALAFLLGCINAFDLPTRQSLLSELVEREDLMNAIALNSSMVNGSRIVGPAVAGILVAWLGEGWCFLINALSYIAAIAAFFAMRITRKREPHTSTSAVSALKEGFDFVRRTAPIRALLLLVALVSICGLSYITLMPIFADKILNGGPKALGIMLSAAGIGSLAAALTLASRKEARGLGRVVAVSVVLFGVLMVIFAMSRNLLLSCALLVPMGYTVMLQLSGSNTLLQTMVDDRLRGRVMSFFSMSLMGMSPFGSLLAGAVANKIGAAFTLALGGAICVIGAIIFGLRLPSLKRAAASLMPPPQTTASR, from the coding sequence AGCCGGGTGAAATTAGCCATTCGCGCCCTTCGGCATCGCAACTATCAACTCTACTATTTCGGCATGCTGGTCTCTTTCGTGGGCACCTGGATGCAATCGGTGGCGCAAAGCTGGCTGGTATACCGCTTGACCGATTCCGAACTCTTACTCGGACTGGTGGGGTTTGCCGGACAAATTCCGATTTTTTTATTTACCCCGATTGGCGGCGTGATTGCCGACCGCTACTCGCGTCAACGCATTATTTCCATCACCCAGACGCTTGCGATGTTGCAAGCCTTCGCGCTTGCCATTCTCACCCTCACGCATCACATCAATGTTGAGTTGGTTATCGCCCTGGCGTTTCTGCTCGGTTGCATCAATGCTTTTGATTTACCCACCCGGCAATCGCTGTTATCGGAACTCGTCGAACGCGAAGATTTGATGAACGCGATTGCCCTGAATTCATCGATGGTCAACGGGTCGCGCATAGTCGGTCCGGCAGTTGCAGGCATCCTGGTCGCGTGGCTTGGTGAAGGCTGGTGTTTTTTAATCAATGCCCTGAGCTATATTGCCGCGATTGCCGCTTTTTTTGCCATGCGCATTACCCGCAAGCGTGAGCCGCATACATCTACCTCGGCAGTTTCGGCTCTTAAAGAAGGTTTCGATTTTGTGCGACGAACTGCACCGATTCGCGCTCTGTTGCTGCTTGTCGCTTTAGTGAGTATTTGCGGATTGTCTTACATCACCTTGATGCCGATTTTTGCCGACAAAATTTTAAACGGCGGCCCGAAAGCTTTGGGAATCATGTTGAGCGCCGCCGGCATCGGTTCGCTGGCAGCGGCGCTCACACTTGCCTCGCGAAAAGAAGCGCGCGGGCTTGGTCGCGTGGTTGCCGTTAGCGTCGTGTTGTTCGGTGTGCTGATGGTGATATTTGCCATGTCGCGCAATTTGCTCTTGTCCTGCGCGTTGCTTGTGCCGATGGGGTACACCGTGATGTTGCAGCTATCGGGGTCAAACACGCTGTTACAGACCATGGTTGACGACCGGCTGCGCGGCAGGGTGATGAGTTTCTTTTCGATGAGTCTGATGGGCATGTCGCCGTTTGGAAGTTTACTGGCAGGCGCAGTCGCCAATAAAATCGGGGCGGCATTTACGCTCGCCTTGGGCGGCGCAATCTGTGTTATCGGAGCAATCATTTTCGGTTTGCGCTTGCCGAGCCTCAAACGCGCCGCGGCATCATTGATGCCACCGCCGCAAACCACCGCAAGCCGATAA
- a CDS encoding tetratricopeptide repeat protein produces the protein MRLKNSARYFPAIALLLSLFAVPLQAQAPPSIQFFMPDGSLPPREVRFTMTSDDGLVQTYFSDSKGRFLITRKEGLKPDSAYTVTVIGDGRTFGNTTTSFKHYGVYYVTIFLNPVEETKTRPAGVVDVSELDEKASTEARAAYDSANQALSEGRLNDAVERFHHAITLYPNYFRALNDLGVLLIRLRRYDEAVTIFEHAIEIAPQVYYPRLNLAVIKTRQGNYQDAINMLEKLHKEYPTFTQIRIALADALIADNRLKDAEGHLRTALEDKKLIADKRGNVLYLLGLVHNKQGRYAEAAKTLEQAVKVLPTAPRAHLQFGAALLLLNKLDDAERELKAAYELGGVSLGGAQFLLGQLYFTQKKYELAKQAFERYLTDVPDAPNKIEVAKVIDQIKAAKPPDK, from the coding sequence ATGCGTTTGAAAAATTCCGCCCGTTACTTTCCGGCAATCGCTTTGCTGTTATCGCTATTTGCCGTACCCCTGCAAGCGCAAGCGCCGCCTTCGATTCAATTCTTTATGCCTGACGGTTCGCTGCCGCCGCGTGAAGTCCGCTTTACCATGACCAGTGATGACGGATTGGTGCAGACCTATTTCAGCGATTCAAAGGGGCGTTTTTTAATCACTCGCAAAGAAGGTCTCAAACCGGATTCGGCATATACCGTCACCGTCATCGGCGATGGACGGACATTTGGTAACACCACAACTTCATTCAAACATTATGGGGTTTATTATGTGACGATTTTTCTGAATCCCGTTGAAGAGACCAAGACCCGACCGGCTGGCGTGGTTGATGTCTCGGAACTCGATGAAAAGGCATCTACTGAGGCGCGCGCGGCTTATGATAGTGCCAATCAAGCATTATCTGAAGGTCGCTTGAACGATGCTGTCGAACGTTTTCATCATGCCATCACGCTTTATCCGAATTATTTTCGCGCTCTGAACGATCTGGGCGTCTTGCTCATTCGTTTGCGCCGTTATGATGAAGCAGTCACCATCTTTGAACACGCCATCGAGATTGCCCCACAGGTTTACTATCCGCGATTGAATTTAGCGGTCATCAAAACCCGCCAGGGAAACTATCAAGACGCTATCAATATGCTGGAAAAGTTACATAAAGAGTATCCGACTTTTACCCAGATTCGCATTGCGCTGGCTGATGCCTTGATTGCCGATAATCGTTTAAAAGATGCCGAAGGGCATTTGCGAACTGCGCTTGAAGATAAAAAATTAATCGCCGATAAACGCGGCAATGTGTTGTACCTGCTCGGACTGGTGCATAACAAACAGGGACGATACGCGGAAGCCGCAAAAACTCTTGAACAGGCAGTCAAGGTTTTGCCGACCGCGCCGCGCGCCCATTTGCAATTTGGCGCAGCCCTGTTGCTTTTGAATAAACTCGATGATGCCGAACGCGAGTTGAAAGCGGCTTATGAGTTGGGCGGGGTGAGCCTCGGCGGCGCGCAATTTCTGCTCGGTCAGCTCTATTTCACGCAAAAGAAATATGAATTGGCAAAGCAGGCTTTTGAACGCTATTTGACCGATGTGCCGGATGCGCCCAATAAAATCGA